From the Myxococcales bacterium genome, one window contains:
- a CDS encoding beta-glucosidase: MTALAFPPGFVWGAATSAFQIEGATTADGRGESIWDRFAATPGRIEDGRDGADACDHYHHWPEDVALMQRLGLGAYRFSIAWPRVVPAGRGPTNPAGLDFYDRLVDGLLAAGIAPCATLYHWDLPQALEDAGGWGARATVDAFADYADVVTRRLGDRVRRWMTINEPWCVAVLGHEQGAHAPGHRDPALGLRAAHHALLAHGRAVPIVRASVPGAEVGIVVNLVPATPATTAAADHDAARWFDGFFNRWFLDPLYGRGYPADAIADRVARGHLARADLPFVVDGDLAVIAARTDFLGVNYYNPTVVRADPADGHRVIEVATGAPRTDMGWEVVPGGLHTLLMRIHRDYRPARIYVTENGAAYDDPIDAGGHIADARRVAYLRGHLIATARALADGAPVAGYFHWSLLDNFEWSYGYTKRFGLVHVDFTTQRRTPRASAHVYRSIVAANAVEPEPSP, encoded by the coding sequence GTGACCGCGCTGGCGTTCCCCCCCGGCTTCGTCTGGGGCGCGGCGACCTCGGCGTTCCAGATCGAGGGCGCGACCACCGCCGACGGCCGCGGCGAGTCGATCTGGGATCGGTTCGCGGCCACGCCCGGTCGGATCGAGGACGGCCGCGATGGCGCCGACGCGTGCGACCACTACCACCACTGGCCCGAGGACGTCGCGCTGATGCAGCGGCTCGGCCTCGGCGCCTACCGGTTCTCGATCGCGTGGCCGCGGGTGGTGCCGGCCGGGCGTGGGCCGACCAACCCGGCCGGCCTCGACTTCTACGACCGGCTGGTCGACGGCCTGCTCGCCGCCGGCATCGCGCCGTGCGCGACCCTGTACCACTGGGACCTGCCGCAGGCGCTCGAGGACGCCGGCGGCTGGGGCGCGCGCGCCACCGTCGACGCGTTCGCCGACTACGCCGACGTCGTGACCCGGCGCCTGGGCGATCGGGTCCGCCGCTGGATGACGATCAACGAGCCCTGGTGCGTCGCGGTGCTCGGCCACGAGCAGGGCGCCCACGCGCCCGGCCACCGCGATCCGGCGCTGGGCCTGCGCGCCGCGCACCACGCGCTGCTCGCCCACGGTCGCGCCGTGCCGATCGTCCGGGCCAGCGTCCCCGGCGCCGAGGTCGGCATCGTCGTCAACCTGGTGCCGGCCACGCCCGCCACCACGGCCGCCGCGGACCACGACGCCGCGCGCTGGTTCGACGGCTTCTTCAACCGCTGGTTCCTCGACCCGCTCTACGGCCGCGGCTACCCCGCGGACGCGATCGCCGATCGCGTGGCCCGGGGTCACCTCGCGCGCGCCGACCTGCCGTTCGTCGTCGACGGCGACCTCGCGGTGATCGCGGCGCGCACCGACTTCCTCGGGGTGAACTACTACAACCCGACGGTCGTCCGCGCCGATCCCGCCGACGGCCACCGGGTGATCGAGGTCGCGACCGGCGCGCCCCGCACCGACATGGGCTGGGAGGTCGTGCCGGGCGGGCTGCACACGCTGCTGATGCGGATCCACCGCGACTACCGCCCGGCGCGGATCTACGTCACCGAGAACGGCGCCGCCTACGACGACCCGATCGACGCCGGCGGCCACATCGCCGACGCCCGGCGCGTCGCGTACCTGCGCGGCCACCTGATCGCGACCGCGCGCGCGCTCGCCGACGGCGCGCCGGTGGCCGGCTACTTCCACTGGTCCTTGCTCGACAACTTCGAGTGGTCCTACGGCTACACCAAGCGCTTCGGCCTGGTCCACGTCGACTTCACCACCCAGCGCCGCACGCCCCGGGCGAGCGCGCACGTCTACCGCTCGATCGTGGCCGCGAACGCGGTCGAACCCGAGCCGTCACCGTGA